Below is a window of Tsuneonella deserti DNA.
CCAGCGGGATGCCCTGGCCAGTGAAGGCCAGTGCAGTCATCGCCGGCAGCGCCGCGGCGTAATTCTCTGCGGTGGTGCCTTCCCACGCGTTGCTGTCGTGGTTCTCGATGTAGGTCATGCGCATGGACTGCCGCGGCCAAAGGCTCTCGTTCTCGGCGTAGTATCCATAGAAGCTCGTCGCATCGCCCTGGCCCTTGGCCACCTTGACCGAAGTGTTGTGCCAGTCCCAGGCGTACGTTGCGTCGAAGGCGGCGAAATGGAAGGCGGTTTGCTGCACTTCCCCGAGCATGAACACTGGGCGAATTTTCTCGAGCCGGGTGCGCATCGTCTCCCAGAAATCGAGTGGGATATAGCCGGCGACATCCGCTCTGAAGCCATCGACCTGAAAGTCGCGCACCCAGTGCTCCATCGCGCCGCCTACATGCGCGCGTACGCCGGGCTTCGACCAATCGAGGTCGATGATGTCGGACCAGTCCCACCACGGGGTGGGGCGGAAGTTGCCGTCCCACGTCTTTTCGTACCAATCGGGATGATCCTTCGCGAGGCGATTGTCCCACGCGGTGTGATTGGCCACGAGATCGAGGATGACGTGCAAGCCTTGCGCATGCGCCGCATCGATGAAGGCGTGCAAATCGGCCTCGGTGCCGAACTCGGGATTGACCGCGTAATAGTCCTGCACCGAGTATGGACTGCCGAGAGCTCCCTTGCGGTTCTCCATGCCGATCGGATGGATCGGCATGAGCCACAGGATGTCGACTCCCAGTGCCTTCAGCCGCGGCAACTGTGC
It encodes the following:
- a CDS encoding alpha-amylase family glycosyl hydrolase; translated protein: MFKALVFAALLGCATSASAMPGDPWRPVDKVTLSHPEWSRQAVLYQINTRQFTPEGTFRAAQAQLPRLKALGVDILWLMPIHPIGMENRKGALGSPYSVQDYYAVNPEFGTEADLHAFIDAAHAQGLHVILDLVANHTAWDNRLAKDHPDWYEKTWDGNFRPTPWWDWSDIIDLDWSKPGVRAHVGGAMEHWVRDFQVDGFRADVAGYIPLDFWETMRTRLEKIRPVFMLGEVQQTAFHFAAFDATYAWDWHNTSVKVAKGQGDATSFYGYYAENESLWPRQSMRMTYIENHDSNAWEGTTAENYAAALPAMTALAFTGQGIPLVYNGMEACNERRLAFFEKDPIDWSKTKSCAYGTLLERLIAFRKANPALDNGQWGAVMQKVETDKPQQVLAWVRQRGKDKVLALFNLSDTSVTARFADALPASRYRDFASGEPVTIAAGDTVTLPAWGFRLLSGR